From the Caldilineales bacterium genome, one window contains:
- the cmr1 gene encoding type III-B CRISPR module RAMP protein Cmr1 has product MTEELEIAIRTLTPLWTGGVDGSMDRVHETGLLGSLRWWYEAVVRGLGGSACDPTEHACIFDLDNYKKAAGLPERQRLSAAGLCDACQLFGATGWRRRFRLQISAQDQPTWTGGRDLNVRPYGRTRGWFLKSGRIGEITVNLQGEPNALVQMSALFHWLETWGNLGPRPQLGYGVFRMGAIKIAPSTAPWEELGSASIGVLPDLRSFVFFKLRFTPKEDAWWTQVSGLRELRGQHDWRIIERLAAQGMVPVMPALKNYLRFEQRWSSNALPHWLFGTLRGDERIRSKLALSWAFRLPDDEAWETRGWVHLPNDGRGRAARTEVTNVLRQALERPQNWQLALGLQAGFRDAALTWAPSASPWQLHSAQAIADFMSTFGREATTR; this is encoded by the coding sequence ATGACCGAGGAACTGGAAATCGCCATCCGAACTCTCACTCCACTTTGGACCGGAGGAGTGGATGGCAGTATGGATCGGGTTCACGAGACCGGTCTATTGGGCAGCCTGCGCTGGTGGTATGAGGCGGTGGTGCGTGGATTGGGCGGCTCGGCGTGCGACCCGACCGAACATGCCTGCATCTTCGACCTCGACAATTACAAGAAAGCAGCCGGCCTGCCAGAGCGCCAGCGTCTGTCTGCAGCGGGACTCTGCGACGCCTGCCAGCTTTTTGGCGCCACGGGTTGGCGGCGACGATTTCGACTTCAGATCAGCGCCCAAGATCAACCAACCTGGACGGGCGGGCGAGACCTGAATGTGCGACCCTACGGACGCACGCGAGGCTGGTTCTTGAAATCCGGCCGGATAGGCGAAATAACTGTCAACCTGCAAGGAGAGCCAAACGCGCTTGTGCAAATGAGTGCGCTGTTTCACTGGCTAGAAACATGGGGCAATCTGGGGCCGCGGCCACAACTGGGCTACGGTGTCTTTCGGATGGGCGCAATCAAAATCGCTCCATCTACAGCACCGTGGGAGGAATTGGGATCTGCATCAATCGGCGTGCTGCCAGACCTGCGCAGCTTCGTCTTTTTCAAGCTGCGATTCACGCCAAAAGAGGACGCCTGGTGGACACAGGTCTCCGGATTGCGTGAACTTCGGGGCCAACACGATTGGCGGATCATCGAAAGGTTGGCGGCGCAAGGTATGGTTCCAGTCATGCCGGCGCTCAAGAACTACTTGCGTTTCGAGCAACGATGGTCTTCGAATGCGCTGCCGCATTGGCTGTTCGGTACATTGCGTGGGGACGAGCGTATACGCAGCAAACTGGCGTTGAGCTGGGCCTTTCGTCTGCCAGACGACGAAGCATGGGAAACTCGAGGATGGGTTCATCTTCCCAACGATGGTAGAGGCCGAGCGGCTCGCACGGAAGTCACCAATGTGCTGAGACAAGCACTGGAACGTCCGCAGAACTGGCAACTGGCACTGGGATTACAAGCAGGTTTCCGAGATGCTGCGCTCACATGGGCGCCATCGGCCTCACCCTGGCAGCTACACAGCGCACAGGCCATCGCTGACTTCATGAGCACTTTTGGACGGGAGGCAACTACCCGATGA
- a CDS encoding AAA family ATPase translates to MIESIRLRDFRGIHSGFRDRFRQFNVLVGANNSGKSTILEALYLAATTSREADCTIRFREGERKEESYKVKVASPDLLGEHPMRRVWTRHNYAGQQAELAEWSQGFVHIALRDQTLPISALDLFAGERGFAESETQTAALLALDPPRLKEAANGLEPVGPLARDLLGAEAEPFVDKRLVFCWQPELSYYYRGSAAWLVQGTPAVASHTLYFDADSVRQHIPVTFYQRMLSSVPGWTQRIARSFGHIFELDKPFVLQFVPIGSERDSLQGSILPEDRPAIPIDAFGDGARSAFKLLTPLVALAANATPAAPGLLLWEEPESYQNPKTLERFLGEVVRLLKGKPIQVFMATHSLEVVAQMTDMLQNSELEPEEFMLFHFDLKEGELVSSWFDQDHLVTWLEAGLDPRVWQDFVSPIQFRLRQEDI, encoded by the coding sequence ATGATTGAAAGCATTCGTTTGAGAGATTTCCGTGGCATTCACAGTGGCTTCAGGGATCGTTTTCGCCAGTTCAATGTACTGGTTGGGGCGAACAATTCCGGGAAATCAACGATTCTGGAGGCGCTTTACTTGGCTGCCACAACCAGTCGCGAGGCAGACTGCACGATTCGCTTCCGAGAAGGTGAACGGAAAGAGGAATCATATAAGGTCAAGGTGGCTTCGCCCGATCTATTGGGTGAACACCCCATGCGTAGAGTATGGACCAGGCACAATTACGCCGGACAGCAGGCCGAACTGGCTGAGTGGAGTCAGGGCTTCGTACACATCGCCCTGCGTGACCAGACGTTGCCGATCTCGGCACTCGATTTGTTTGCCGGTGAACGAGGTTTCGCTGAGAGCGAGACACAGACCGCCGCCTTATTGGCGCTGGATCCGCCAAGACTGAAAGAGGCTGCAAACGGACTTGAACCGGTGGGGCCTTTGGCTAGAGATCTGCTCGGCGCCGAAGCGGAACCTTTTGTGGACAAGCGGCTGGTGTTCTGCTGGCAACCGGAGTTGAGCTACTACTATCGAGGCAGCGCTGCCTGGTTGGTGCAAGGGACGCCGGCTGTGGCCTCACACACACTTTACTTTGATGCTGACTCGGTGCGTCAACATATTCCAGTAACTTTCTATCAGCGCATGCTGAGCTCTGTTCCCGGCTGGACACAACGCATCGCCCGTTCATTTGGCCATATCTTCGAATTGGACAAACCGTTCGTGCTGCAGTTCGTGCCAATCGGTTCTGAGAGAGATTCCTTACAAGGCTCGATACTGCCCGAAGACCGCCCGGCGATCCCCATCGACGCTTTTGGCGACGGCGCCCGCAGCGCGTTCAAGTTGCTGACTCCCCTGGTGGCGTTGGCGGCCAACGCCACACCGGCTGCGCCCGGACTCCTGCTTTGGGAGGAACCAGAGTCGTATCAGAACCCGAAAACGCTGGAACGATTTCTAGGGGAGGTGGTGAGACTTCTCAAAGGCAAGCCCATCCAGGTCTTCATGGCCACACACAGCCTGGAAGTCGTGGCCCAGATGACAGACATGCTCCAAAACAGCGAACTGGAGCCAGAAGAGTTTATGCTCTTCCATTTCGACCTGAAGGAAGGCGAATTGGTTTCCTCCTGGTTCGATCAGGATCACCTGGTGACATGGCTGGAGGCCGGCCTAGATCCACGGGTCTGGCAGGACTTCGTCTCTCCCATCCAGTTCCGCTTGCGCCAGGAGGACATATGA